In one window of Euwallacea similis isolate ESF13 chromosome 4, ESF131.1, whole genome shotgun sequence DNA:
- the LOC136408405 gene encoding B1 protein-like, giving the protein MNSSVALLVCALFVGVLARPEINQSAVDASRNRLKEAHKTCQSNPATAVDETALNNLLKNGGSSPENLGNHSLCISKILGWQNQDGTINKDTVEKGAIAIYGNNEKLQKLVADCTAPQPTPEQAAIKLIKCYRSNTPTPPSPSPST; this is encoded by the exons ATGAATAGTTCAGTTGCCCTACTCGTTTGTGCTCTTTTTGTCGGGGTTTTG GCTCGTCCAGAAATAAACCAATCCGCAGTAGATGCGAGCAGAAACAGGTTGAAGGAGGCCCACAAAACCTGCCAGTCCAACCCTGCCACTGCAGTAGACGAAACAGCCCTTAACAACCTTCTGAAAAATGGCGGCTCTTCCCCCGAGAATTTAGGAAATCACTCCTTATGCATTTCTAAG ATTCTCGGGTGGCAAAACCAGGATGGAACAATAAACAAAGATACTGTTGAAAAAGGGGCTATAGCCATTTATGGTAACAATGAGAAGCTTCAAAAATTAGTTGCCGACTGCACTGCGCCCCAACCTACTCCCGAGCAGGCCGCCATTAAGCTCATCAAGTGCTACAGATCGAATACCCCAACTCCACCATCCCCATCCCCAAGCACTTAA
- the LOC136408140 gene encoding uncharacterized protein, with product MKHFVAVLVCALVAATSIHAETAAETAIKTGQNRISQGHKNCQANPATAVNEKELHEFLEHGGTPPANLGAHELCISKSAGWQNEDGSVNKDVIESRISALFTDAEQRKTLLDKCLAAQTTPEATARQLFRCYKEHVHPIGGHDHTEGHEQHH from the exons atgaaGCACTTCGTTGCAGTTCTCGTTTGCGCTCTTGTTGCTGCTACTTCG atCCATGCAGAAACTGCCGCGGAAACCGCAATAAAAACTGGCCAAAACCGCATCTCGCAGGGGCATAAAAACTGCCAGGCCAACCCTGCCACAGCAGTCAACGAAAAAGAATTGCACGAATTCCTGGAACATGGCGGTACTCCTCCTGCCAACTTGGGAGCCCATGAACTGTGCATCTCCAAG TCTGCAGGTTGGCAAAACGAAGACGGATCAGTGAACAAGGACGTCATCGAAAGCAGAATCTCGGCCTTGTTTACTGATGCCGAGCAGCGCAAAACGCTCCTTGATAAATGCCTTGCGGCTCAGACTACTCCTGAGGCAACTGCTCGTCAATTATTCCGATGTTATAAAGAGCACGTGCATCCAATCGGAGGGCATGATCATACCGAAGGACATGAGCAGCATCATTAA